aaaaaatacaccgacttcgaaatgcactaaaaagtataaaataatttctatttcattcaatcatacaattacgtcacagatatgaatgaaacctatttactcgttaggtagtgtattaaatacatttcaaccttttcggaggcggcgcaaaattaaaagattttcttgaacatgtcaacctttagacagccgaacataggcaaagcttgtatagctattttttttctatatatataactcgacagcacgccgcgaagtaggtgttagtgcgtatagaatggaactatggtctatctagattcatagagtatgcgacggaaagactcgatcgccgcatattctataaagatagagccgatctgccgcaaatttggtaattcccgcgtcgtgggctccgtttataggttcttagatccatggcttccacacgcgaaagaagtagattcaatttcatttatatcagaaacgttacgaaatgaagatgcagtcgttacatttacgtatagtcccagatatatctataatgaatcatattctttctcaggatttattaatttccaatacgccataccacaatcaactgattattggcagcaacgtttactgaggtatttttaattttgcgccgcctccgaaaaggttgaaatgtatttaatacactacctaacgagtaaataggtttcattcatatctgtgacgtaattgtatgattgaatgaaatagaaattattttatactttttagtgcatttcgaagtcggtgtattttttttcttaaaattattttatttcacgctttttagtggaatggggagaattttataggatactgtgagacagttcttccgggctttttttttgtccgcgtaaatgccatgaacataattaagtaaaagacaacatggatattcgtttttcaattttttttttttattaattgttgtaaaattggtaaataaaatcggcgattgcatgttgactcatacaccaccagaggcacggaggcatacgtagaattcaatatacatattagtaacaatagtttttcgctaataactcgaaaactaaagcttccccttaattgcggataaggaaaaagttgttcagaatcgtgcccctgataacatattaaaaggacattaaaatcgtccaaagttgatttcaaaacttttcaacaatttttcgctaatatctcgaaaactaaagctttccgcgaaatttttataggaacaaaattgttcagaatcatgtccgtgataagatattaaaagcgcactaaaatcgagaaaagtttatttcaaaagttgccggtttttttgcaataacaacactttgcaattgaaaaatgaaaaattttttgataatggtaccaatggggagtcagaacctaccagatgcaaaaggtttcgttccgatcggtgcatccagctaggcgtaataggcgggcacacatagaaaataaaaataataataataaaaaaaaaaaaaaaaaaaaaaatatactgatcgaattgagtaacctcctcctttttcgaagtcggttaaaaatgccTAGCCACATCTTAGATCACATATTAAACCATAAAAAACACACATAATATGATGAAGCGCACTATATTTATATGCGACAATTACAGTGTCTTTACAGTATCCAATGTACATATACAAACATTGACATGCTTCTACAAtagtaatatacaatattattcaCAGATCATAAGTTTGCGATTCATGTTAATTGATTTTGAATGATCAATGCCGCCCTTCTTAAAGATGTAAGCAATCAGTTCCGATCAGATAACGGCGCGCAATAAAGAAACAAATCCGAAGCAAGTTTTCATAATCTGTGCGAACAAATCGGTAACATTACTCCTCGATTTATTTACGTTAAACAAGATTTATGTACTCACACTGATAAAGCCGAACAGCGAGAAGGAGTAAAATTTTGCTGCCGTAAGATTCAGTGTTCTGCGTCCATTGCACATGCACTGTAGTAGCAGTTTTTGGCCGCGAGTCGACAGTTTCAGCCAGTTGGCCTCGTAGTATGCGTCGTTTACTTTTATGGACTGAGCAGAAATTTATTCGTacttttatttacatggtttGAGGGGAAGAACTTACCTCTGTCTGTAATTGTTCACCTATGAAGGAGTATATGTACAGCATCAACATTATTATCGAAGTGTACATGACGAACGTACACAGTTCGAAAATTTGGTCATCctagaaaggaaattaattaacaattcgGTGtagaaaaaattaacaatttggtACAGGAAATTTTGATTAATTGTGGACTTTACTGTGGTTATGGTTACTGTAACAATGGTGGTGAATTTACTTAAGAtaactttattaataattgtttaattgtaACATTGTTCATTCTATTATTGCTGTTGCCTttcgttttaataaattttcaccaGGTCGAGGATAAAgtgccaaatttttaaaacgacGTACTACTTTTCCTAACAGATATTCAGCACTAAagctaaaaatgattaaatgggAGTAAAATTGTGTCCATCATATGTTCGCCACCATTGCTACAGTTAACTAACAGTCCCTTccttatgtattaatttatgaaataataattgaaatatacaCGCAGCATAAGTATCGTGTACAGCGATACAGCTACCCTGATACTTGACTGCAGAAGTTCCAGCGCGAGTATATATTGAAGTGCAGAATTGATAGTATTTGCTACcctataaatacaataaattaaaaaataagttaCAGCACGTTATAATAGTATACTCACGCTATTAGTTCCACGTGTCTTCGCACTAACTCCTTAACTTTTACTTGGAACGATTTTTCCGAGTCCTCTACGATATTTTGTATACGATACGACAAAATCGAAAATTTACCACACACGTGCAATGCCAGGTTCAGTATTAGGCTGGCAGTAGTTGTATGGAATAAACCTACCCACACCACTGGGAATTGGTACAGGTACATCAGGATGTAGTTTCGTAAACTTTCTTCGTAGTTGAGGAAAGGTCGAAATCGGACCGGCAATTCGTAGATCATTGAACTGTTACCGTCTCCTGCAAACGAGAGTGTGTTGTTAGTTTTGATTAGTCAAGTCATGATTAGTCAAATCTTGATTGGTCAAATGTCTTGATTAGTGGTTTTTCGCAGTCTTGAATCAGAAGATATTGTTAATGCAAGACACTGTACTATGTACAATAACATTATCTTGAAGTACTATTGTTCTAAGCGGCGATACTTAGTTATATCACTACTTGCTAACAAACTAACATAATGTAGAAATAAAGATAGGATAAAGAATTTTGTGCGGGTTAAATCAGTCAGTGCATCACCACTCCCACATCTTATCCTACATAACGTTATAGTTATAAACAATATCTTTATAAACAAGATATTTTTCTATTATCCCtttatgtataatttacatACACTCGAACCTCCAAAGTCCCACAACAATTTCCCAAGGTTACTTTTCATAAGAACACTTCACAAATCCATATCTCCCTTTCATCATCCATTCAAATCAATATCTTCTACTATACCATGTATACATACTTGTTAAAAAATACCTGAGCTCGATTTCAACAGTTTCGCCAGAGGAACAAAATAATACAGCAACACCACCATAAAAGTCGTCGATTTCACTACATATTTCCCATAAGTGCTAGAGATGACATTGTAAAATAGATACAGGTGTCTCTCCTCGTTATTACGAAAATCATCCTCCGCGAGCTCGCGTTTCATCATAGCGATTGCACTCTTAATCAGTTTACTGAATCGTAATAGAAACAGCATCATATATGTTGTCGTAATGACTGTGTTGCTTAATATGTTCTCCACCATGAGTTCCAAGTTGCCCATCACATCGTACAGGTCCAAGTTCATCATCACCATGTGGACGGAGAGATATGTCATGTACACGACGAATTTTTTGTACGAATTGTTCAGTGGCCAGGCATCGCATATCGAGAAGATACGTTCGTTCAGAAGAAGCACGTCTTTTATTTTGGTCTCTTTACTCTGGAAGTATATGTTCATTTGGAAAATATAATACTTGTTACAATGTCAaggatttaatttattttaaacagtgtcaaggatttggcaatttatttcaaacaatgtcaagaatttggtaatttattttgaacaatgtcaagaatttggtaatttatttcAAGCAATATCAATATCCTAATGTTTAGAACTGCATATGTTTTCTGATATGTGTATATGGACAGactgaatgttcaaatttagagatttgcatcAACAGTGCAAGCTTTGCACTTGAAACGCAAGATTCAGAACTGCGATTGAGCTTctcaaaaaatagtaaaatccaTTGAATATTTCATATTCAGAACTAGTagtaaatataaacaaaaatgtgcaataattttaaaattaattaaggggaatgaattttaagtaattaaatataGTTTCGAGTCATGTTTAAGTCTTACCTTCATTGCGACTGTCAATGAAATCACCATCAATTGACATACGTCTTCAGCAGGTTGCGTTTCACCCACGAGATCGATAAAAAAATTGCTTCTGAAAGTTCTTGCTTATCCATGAGTGCATTCTTAATTCTTACCTATCATTATTTTTCTCCCCTCATATTAAGCAATTTTACAGTCGTACATCTatactttgtaatttatatctcgtgTTATGTCTTGGTAACATCACTGTCTTCTGCCTTTTTTGTTACCGTAATAATCGTTGTGCGATCTCAATTACCAGCATCATTAGATCTAACTTTCCTTCTCGATGAAATAATTCATGGTAACCTCTCGATAGTTTGTAGTTTGCTGAGAACGTGCAAATGTGGGAGACCTGTTGTGAGGCAGTTGGTGATGGGCTGGATAAATGTGGTCATTGATATGTGACCATCGAGTTCGATGTGAGGTACGTCGTGTAATTGAATCGGGTTAACCTTTCGCTACGTGCACGGTTGCGTAAGATTTCTAATCCTTAACAAGGAATAGTAAGTGTTGTGCAAATTATCCAGTGCTGATACTATTATAtgcattacattatttttacaatatatttcaaaGTAAATATACAAACATTGACATGCTACTACAgtataaaagtaatataaagtCATTCAAGGAACATAAGTTTGAGGTTCA
The Megachile rotundata isolate GNS110a chromosome 5, iyMegRotu1, whole genome shotgun sequence DNA segment above includes these coding regions:
- the LOC105663320 gene encoding odorant receptor 82a-like; amino-acid sequence: MVISLTVAMKSKETKIKDVLLLNERIFSICDAWPLNNSYKKFVVYMTYLSVHMVMMNLDLYDVMGNLELMVENILSNTVITTTYMMLFLLRFSKLIKSAIAMMKRELAEDDFRNNEERHLYLFYNVISSTYGKYVVKSTTFMVVLLYYFVPLAKLLKSSSGDGNSSMIYELPVRFRPFLNYEESLRNYILMYLYQFPVVWVGLFHTTTASLILNLALHVCGKFSILSYRIQNIVEDSEKSFQVKVKELVRRHVELIAVANTINSALQYILALELLQSSIRVAVSLYTILMLRDDQIFELCTFVMYTSIIMLMLYIYSFIGEQLQTESIKVNDAYYEANWLKLSTRGQKLLLQCMCNGRRTLNLTAAKFYSFSLFGFISIMKTCFGFVSLLRAVI